From the genome of Fimbriimonadaceae bacterium, one region includes:
- a CDS encoding carboxypeptidase regulatory-like domain-containing protein — MKRFYLGSIAILILSVVVGCGGGGTGSQFKGEVSGVITDVNGSPVRGAKVFSNSRETTSNSAGIYVLSGVPEGNHTIRAEVSRDGLKWVGQNVVAIFRGERSKSLNIALVRNDQTATLHGKVRDSSGHVVQGARVFAYGNALSSAIAITDADGDYRIEKLASGVTYLLTASARTYDNDLGQATMSPGELKRFDFTVKDSTNPVMPAPENLVAVAWTSPKEITRDSEVNRTYEYIKRMIDPRRGNRPASGRDTILGNNVEVDLYWDPLPGSYDDNLLGFGIYRATTSGGVSTAVDFLRDPITIFYSDVSAELIEGRNYYYEITSLGTNFPDTFNSESNFSNRYGVHTLGDMVLRSPLFGPLTFRWDACLDAEEYKVFLFDKYPSIGISSIWNTNSTPTAGLSQVYTGPSLQAGKTYYYIVLAEANGGDSKSLSAIGSFVAN, encoded by the coding sequence ATGAAAAGATTCTATTTAGGCTCAATTGCCATCCTGATTCTCAGCGTGGTCGTGGGTTGTGGCGGCGGAGGCACGGGCTCCCAGTTCAAGGGTGAAGTTTCCGGCGTAATCACCGATGTTAACGGCTCCCCTGTGAGAGGGGCCAAGGTGTTCTCAAACAGTCGCGAAACCACATCGAATTCTGCTGGCATCTACGTGCTATCCGGTGTACCGGAAGGCAACCACACCATCCGAGCCGAGGTCAGCCGTGATGGTTTGAAGTGGGTTGGACAAAACGTCGTCGCCATCTTTCGCGGTGAACGCTCCAAGAGCTTGAATATCGCGCTCGTTCGTAACGATCAGACTGCAACGCTGCATGGCAAAGTCCGGGATTCTTCCGGGCATGTTGTCCAAGGAGCTCGCGTCTTCGCCTACGGCAACGCGCTTTCAAGCGCCATTGCGATCACTGACGCCGACGGAGACTATAGGATCGAGAAGTTGGCATCGGGAGTCACCTACTTGCTCACTGCAAGCGCACGAACTTACGACAACGACCTTGGTCAAGCAACGATGAGCCCCGGCGAATTGAAGCGATTTGACTTTACGGTGAAGGATTCGACGAATCCGGTCATGCCCGCACCAGAAAACCTTGTTGCCGTGGCTTGGACATCTCCTAAGGAGATCACGCGCGACAGCGAGGTGAACCGAACTTACGAGTACATCAAGCGAATGATCGACCCTCGCCGAGGGAATCGTCCAGCCTCCGGAAGAGATACGATTCTCGGAAACAATGTCGAAGTCGATCTTTATTGGGACCCGCTTCCCGGCAGCTACGACGACAATCTGCTTGGATTCGGCATCTATCGCGCAACGACCTCGGGAGGCGTCAGCACAGCAGTAGACTTTTTGCGAGACCCCATCACGATCTTCTATTCGGATGTAAGCGCCGAACTCATCGAAGGGAGAAACTACTACTACGAGATCACGTCTTTGGGCACGAACTTCCCGGACACATTCAATTCTGAGAGCAATTTCAGCAACCGATACGGGGTGCATACACTTGGTGATATGGTGCTGCGGTCGCCACTGTTTGGTCCGCTTACCTTCCGTTGGGATGCCTGTTTGGATGCGGAGGAATACAAGGTGTTCCTGTTCGACAAGTACCCGAGCATCGGAATTTCATCGATTTGGAATACGAACAGCACTCCGACAGCCGGCCTGTCCCAGGTTTACACCGGGCCGAGCCTTCAGGCAGGTAAAACTTACTACTACATCGTTCTTGCTGAAGCGAACGGCGGCGACTCGAAGTCGCTGAGCGCCATCGGCAGCTTCGTAGCGAACTAG
- the csaB gene encoding polysaccharide pyruvyl transferase CsaB → MGAHLLLAGYFGCGNLGDDAILLGFVEGIRHLDIDLTMLSGSPEDSFRAYGIRSVPRKDLKAVDEAIKRCTILVFPGGSIFQDASSAMSASYYNTLVQKAKKAGKKVLLLGQGVGPLNTWLGKRWATSAFNASDEIAVRDPASGQLLSSLGVKTRMHSAADTAFLLPRPTTEDENFEVAGMKTIGIAPRPYGRETKNLIKAYGELARLLYQNSYMPVLIELDRSEDGPMILEISKSQGGKVPDIRKLESPMQLQRRMARIHCVVAMRLHASILAASVGVPPLMISYDPKVTAFSKQLGLGTAIPVEGLTGQRLYENFITFEKDHARHVRTMERRVEELRKQAQVNIEIVTRYINDN, encoded by the coding sequence TTGGGCGCACACCTGCTGCTAGCGGGATACTTCGGATGCGGAAACCTTGGAGACGATGCAATTCTGCTCGGCTTCGTGGAGGGAATCCGGCATCTCGACATTGACCTCACAATGCTCAGCGGAAGCCCCGAAGATAGCTTCCGCGCCTACGGCATTCGCTCGGTGCCGCGCAAGGACCTCAAGGCTGTCGATGAGGCGATCAAACGCTGCACGATTCTTGTTTTTCCCGGCGGCAGCATTTTCCAAGACGCAAGCAGTGCGATGAGCGCCAGTTATTACAACACACTCGTCCAAAAAGCAAAAAAAGCAGGCAAAAAAGTCCTCTTGCTTGGGCAAGGGGTTGGGCCTCTGAATACTTGGCTGGGCAAGCGATGGGCTACATCGGCTTTTAATGCCTCCGACGAGATCGCCGTTCGCGATCCAGCATCGGGGCAATTGCTTTCGTCCCTTGGCGTCAAGACGCGTATGCACAGCGCTGCCGACACGGCGTTTTTGCTTCCTCGACCGACAACAGAAGACGAGAACTTTGAAGTTGCGGGAATGAAGACGATAGGCATCGCTCCGCGCCCTTACGGTCGCGAGACCAAGAATCTCATCAAGGCTTACGGTGAACTGGCGAGATTGCTCTACCAGAACAGCTATATGCCCGTCCTCATCGAACTGGACAGAAGCGAGGACGGACCGATGATTCTGGAGATCAGCAAGAGTCAGGGGGGCAAGGTGCCAGACATCCGCAAGCTCGAAAGTCCGATGCAGTTGCAGAGGAGAATGGCCCGCATCCATTGCGTCGTCGCCATGAGGCTTCACGCATCTATCCTCGCTGCATCAGTCGGCGTTCCCCCGTTGATGATCAGCTACGATCCCAAGGTCACCGCATTCTCGAAGCAACTTGGGTTGGGAACGGCTATCCCTGTCGAAGGGCTTACTGGCCAGCGATTGTACGAAAACTTCATCACCTTTGAAAAAGACCATGCTCGGCACGTGCGCACAATGGAGCGTCGTGTAGAGGAGCTTCGCAAGCAGGCTCAGGTCAACATCGAGATCGTGACGAGGTATATCAACGACAATTAA
- a CDS encoding rhomboid family intramembrane serine protease, with the protein MIPIRDNQKGLALPVVTYTLIGLNILIYLWDRNLSPFGQSATFADLAMRPRDVVDALTIQGADRFPLVTIFTAMFLHGSVLHIVGNLLYLLVFGTSVESALGAWRYALYYLFWGVVAAAAQIFVDPASQIPTIGASGAIGGVLGAYFLLFPTNRIEIIIPFMPIPFVVSAWVLLGTWFLYQLVVRQPGVATWAHAGGFMAGMLTVLIMGGRSTVLKGREKEFEADDEFD; encoded by the coding sequence ATGATTCCGATCCGGGACAACCAAAAGGGCCTGGCTTTGCCAGTGGTCACCTACACCCTGATCGGGCTGAACATTCTGATCTATCTGTGGGACCGCAATCTAAGCCCATTCGGCCAGTCGGCCACCTTTGCCGACCTTGCCATGCGCCCCCGAGATGTGGTCGATGCCCTGACCATTCAGGGAGCCGACCGCTTTCCTCTCGTCACCATTTTTACCGCGATGTTTCTGCACGGGAGCGTCCTGCACATCGTCGGCAACCTTCTCTATCTGCTGGTGTTTGGCACAAGCGTCGAGTCCGCGCTGGGAGCTTGGCGATACGCACTTTACTATCTGTTTTGGGGCGTGGTCGCTGCTGCAGCCCAGATCTTTGTCGACCCGGCTTCTCAAATCCCCACGATCGGTGCATCGGGAGCCATCGGCGGCGTCTTGGGCGCGTATTTCTTGCTGTTCCCAACTAACCGAATTGAGATCATCATCCCGTTCATGCCAATCCCCTTCGTGGTGAGCGCATGGGTGCTGCTGGGAACTTGGTTCTTGTATCAGCTCGTGGTTCGCCAACCGGGCGTGGCGACATGGGCCCATGCTGGCGGATTCATGGCGGGCATGCTCACCGTCCTGATCATGGGCGGACGTTCAACGGTCTTGAAAGGCCGCGAAAAGGAGTTCGAGGCGGACGATGAATTCGACTAA
- a CDS encoding SRPBCC family protein yields the protein MITKTYEINIRCTVQELWEFHSNAKVLQLLTPPSKRIEAISQEMAVEQGAIQEMKFSIFGIPSRWVAEIVEVDAPHRFVDVAKKSPFAYWRHTHEFLPSVEEGLSILRDTLTYKPPPGPLGIVANWLYIARDLDAMFAYRHRVTKERLECKDCKE from the coding sequence TTGATCACCAAAACCTACGAAATCAACATCCGTTGCACGGTTCAGGAGCTTTGGGAGTTCCACTCCAACGCCAAAGTCCTTCAACTCCTTACGCCTCCAAGCAAGAGAATTGAAGCGATCAGCCAGGAGATGGCCGTTGAGCAGGGCGCAATTCAGGAGATGAAGTTCTCGATTTTTGGCATTCCCAGCCGGTGGGTAGCGGAGATCGTGGAAGTGGATGCACCACATCGCTTTGTCGATGTTGCCAAAAAATCACCGTTCGCATACTGGCGACACACGCACGAATTTTTGCCGTCGGTTGAAGAGGGCCTTTCGATCCTTCGCGACACCCTCACGTACAAGCCACCGCCCGGGCCGCTGGGCATCGTTGCCAACTGGCTGTATATCGCGCGCGATCTGGATGCGATGTTCGCATATCGGCATCGGGTGACGAAGGAAAGGCTTGAATGTAAGGATTGTAAGGAGTAA
- a CDS encoding NAD(P)H-dependent oxidoreductase gives MNHLVILAHPNPNSFCAGIRDAVLDAAGQSGHQVKLRDLYALNWNPVLSGQDIVSMRAHQTPVDITEEQSYLAWADLITFIYPVWWSGMPAILKGYIDRCFSNGFAFRAGPDGIEKLLAGKRAVVFHTMGSSAESYRKSGLDDALDSAMTAGMMKFVGIEVVQDIRFVNVPKSTDDERAAMIEHAKETIRGL, from the coding sequence ATGAATCACCTCGTTATCCTTGCCCACCCGAACCCTAACAGCTTCTGTGCAGGGATTCGTGATGCTGTGCTGGACGCGGCGGGGCAATCCGGGCACCAGGTCAAGCTTCGCGACCTTTATGCACTGAACTGGAACCCGGTCCTGAGCGGGCAAGACATCGTCAGCATGCGGGCACACCAGACTCCGGTAGACATCACCGAAGAGCAGAGCTATTTGGCTTGGGCCGACCTTATCACCTTCATCTATCCGGTCTGGTGGTCCGGCATGCCCGCCATCCTCAAGGGCTACATCGACCGCTGCTTCTCCAATGGCTTCGCGTTCCGAGCTGGTCCGGACGGCATCGAAAAGCTCCTGGCCGGCAAGCGGGCCGTCGTCTTTCATACGATGGGAAGCTCAGCAGAGTCGTACCGGAAGTCGGGACTGGACGACGCTTTGGACTCGGCGATGACGGCGGGCATGATGAAGTTCGTGGGGATCGAGGTGGTGCAGGACATCCGCTTCGTCAACGTCCCCAAATCCACTGACGACGAGCGAGCCGCCATGATAGAACATGCAAAGGAAACTATTCGCGGGCTTTAG
- a CDS encoding class I SAM-dependent methyltransferase: protein MNLNPNDPISMWESSAQAWIDSQGEAGDWIRRWVLDKAMKDALPPVDQARSVLDVGCGEGRFCRQLQALGYEATGIDPIESFIQSARTQDPAGRYLVESVESLSFPAESFDLVISYLTLLDFTDLDQAMDEMVRVLRPGGWLLSCTLNPFMTSIEYPWKRDENGDKLYAMVDRYSEERLQVVGWKGIEIINYHRPLRQYMQAFLSRGMILECFDEPDPLPEAPDRDDYLRAPWSILMKWRKG, encoded by the coding sequence ATGAACCTTAACCCCAACGACCCCATCTCCATGTGGGAATCCTCGGCCCAAGCCTGGATCGACAGCCAGGGCGAAGCTGGCGATTGGATTCGCCGCTGGGTCTTGGACAAGGCGATGAAAGACGCTCTTCCGCCTGTCGATCAAGCCAGAAGTGTGCTGGACGTGGGCTGTGGAGAGGGCCGGTTCTGCCGCCAGTTGCAAGCCTTGGGATATGAAGCGACGGGAATCGACCCCATCGAATCCTTCATCCAGTCGGCTCGCACGCAAGACCCAGCAGGGCGCTACCTTGTCGAATCGGTCGAGAGTCTCTCTTTCCCGGCGGAGAGCTTCGATCTGGTTATCTCTTACCTCACCCTGCTGGATTTCACCGATCTCGACCAAGCGATGGACGAGATGGTGCGGGTTCTTCGTCCCGGCGGGTGGCTGCTATCTTGCACGCTCAATCCGTTCATGACCTCCATCGAGTACCCCTGGAAGCGCGATGAGAACGGTGACAAGCTGTACGCGATGGTGGATCGGTATTCCGAGGAAAGGCTGCAGGTGGTGGGCTGGAAGGGGATTGAGATCATCAACTACCACCGCCCGCTCAGGCAGTATATGCAGGCATTCCTAAGCCGAGGAATGATCCTGGAATGCTTCGATGAACCCGACCCCTTGCCTGAAGCCCCCGACCGCGACGACTACCTGCGTGCGCCCTGGTCGATCCTGATGAAGTGGCGGAAGGGATGA
- a CDS encoding DinB family protein encodes MPGHYDLQIPDGFDPQVALLLGALQDSTREWRDNLGKPPVEAIVWQPYPHAHSIGAELLHMADTDAYWFETFAAGKARPRGEIKRLMVDQTKIYGAKWPEPPREPIEWYFDMMDRIRERSVEALRGLSADTLYERKTFSCTLRWVLAHVVEHDSYHGGQAVLLHELWKKDQGKKR; translated from the coding sequence ATGCCAGGGCACTACGATCTTCAGATTCCCGACGGGTTTGACCCGCAGGTGGCACTTCTCCTGGGAGCGCTGCAGGACAGCACGCGCGAATGGCGCGACAACCTCGGCAAGCCTCCCGTCGAAGCCATCGTTTGGCAGCCCTATCCCCACGCCCACAGCATCGGCGCCGAGCTGCTTCATATGGCGGACACGGACGCCTACTGGTTCGAGACTTTTGCGGCAGGGAAGGCTCGCCCGCGCGGCGAGATAAAGCGGCTGATGGTCGACCAGACCAAGATTTATGGAGCGAAATGGCCCGAGCCCCCGCGCGAGCCTATCGAGTGGTACTTCGACATGATGGACCGCATTCGAGAGCGGTCGGTAGAGGCGCTGAGGGGCCTGTCTGCCGACACGCTGTATGAGCGGAAGACCTTCTCCTGCACGCTGAGATGGGTGCTGGCGCACGTCGTCGAGCACGACAGCTATCACGGCGGGCAGGCCGTGCTTCTGCACGAGCTCTGGAAAAAGGACCAGGGGAAGAAACGCTAA
- the ahcY gene encoding adenosylhomocysteinase, giving the protein METAIKTDFHVADLGLAGWGRKEIAIAETEMPGLMAIREEFASSQPLKGARIAGSLHMTIQTAVLIETLNALGAEVRWASCNIYSTQDHAAAAIAAGGTPVFAYKGETLDEYWAYTHRIFEWADGGTPNMILDDGGDATLLILLGSKAESNPSVLDNPGSEEEVCLFNSIKAKLATDPTFYSRIKANIKGVSEETTTGVHRLYELQKKGELPFPAFNVNDSVTKSKFDNLYGCRESLVDGIKRATDVMVAGKIALVCGYGDVGKGSAQALRALSAQVWVTEIDPICALQAAMEGFKVVTMDYAADKADIFVTCTGNYHVIGHDHMAKMKNNAIVCNIGHFDNEIDVASLNKYQWEEIKPQVDHVIFPDGKRIILLAKGRLVNLGCGTGHPSYVMSSSFANQVIAQIELWTKRGEYAPGVYVLPKILDEKVARLQLKKLDAQLTELRPDQAKYIGVPVEGPYKTDMYRY; this is encoded by the coding sequence ATGGAAACTGCAATCAAAACCGACTTTCATGTCGCCGACCTCGGCCTTGCCGGCTGGGGCCGAAAAGAGATCGCTATCGCCGAGACCGAAATGCCGGGGCTGATGGCGATTCGCGAAGAGTTCGCCTCCTCTCAGCCGCTCAAGGGCGCGCGCATCGCCGGGTCGCTCCACATGACGATCCAGACCGCTGTGCTCATCGAGACGCTGAACGCGCTGGGCGCAGAAGTGCGCTGGGCGTCGTGCAACATCTACTCGACGCAGGACCACGCCGCCGCCGCGATCGCGGCAGGGGGCACTCCGGTCTTTGCCTACAAGGGCGAAACCTTGGACGAGTATTGGGCCTACACCCACCGCATCTTTGAGTGGGCCGACGGCGGCACGCCGAATATGATCCTGGACGACGGCGGCGACGCCACGCTCCTGATCCTCCTCGGCTCCAAGGCCGAGAGCAATCCGAGCGTCTTGGACAATCCGGGAAGCGAAGAAGAGGTTTGCCTTTTCAATTCGATCAAGGCCAAACTCGCCACCGACCCCACCTTCTACAGCCGCATCAAGGCGAACATCAAGGGCGTCAGCGAAGAGACGACCACCGGCGTCCACCGCCTTTATGAGCTTCAGAAGAAGGGCGAACTTCCGTTCCCGGCGTTCAACGTCAACGACTCGGTCACCAAGTCGAAGTTCGACAACCTTTACGGCTGCCGAGAGTCGCTGGTGGACGGCATCAAGCGCGCGACCGACGTGATGGTCGCGGGCAAGATCGCGCTGGTCTGCGGCTATGGCGATGTCGGCAAGGGTTCGGCTCAGGCTCTGCGCGCGCTCAGCGCCCAGGTTTGGGTCACCGAGATCGACCCGATTTGCGCTCTGCAGGCCGCAATGGAAGGCTTCAAGGTTGTGACGATGGACTATGCTGCCGACAAGGCTGATATCTTCGTCACCTGCACAGGCAACTACCACGTCATCGGGCATGACCACATGGCGAAGATGAAGAACAACGCCATCGTGTGCAACATCGGGCACTTTGACAATGAGATCGACGTCGCCTCGCTGAACAAGTATCAGTGGGAGGAGATCAAGCCGCAGGTCGATCATGTCATCTTCCCCGACGGCAAGCGCATCATCCTGCTCGCCAAGGGTCGGCTGGTCAATCTCGGTTGCGGAACGGGGCACCCCAGCTACGTGATGTCTTCGAGCTTTGCGAACCAAGTCATCGCTCAGATCGAGCTTTGGACCAAGCGTGGCGAATACGCCCCCGGCGTGTACGTCCTGCCGAAGATTCTGGATGAGAAGGTGGCGCGGCTGCAGCTCAAGAAGCTGGACGCTCAGCTCACCGAGCTTCGCCCCGACCAGGCGAAGTACATCGGCGTTCCGGTTGAAGGTCCGTACAAGACCGACATGTATCGGTATTGA
- a CDS encoding HesA/MoeB/ThiF family protein — protein sequence MEPGRYQRFSQLPEIGESGIARLQGSSVLIVGAGGLGCPAALYLCAAGIGKIALLDDDSVSEPDLGRQVLYGPSDMGIMKVVAAQQRLAAMNPDVQIEPIPDRLTRGNAEMLLESCDVVIDGTDSLGARRIINLAAISRSKPAVFGGAVGWTGFVQTYMPGAACYDCVWTDRTICGSCAEVGVLGPLVGTIGTIQASEAIKVLLGVETPLASRLMLLDLKSGISRNVDVRRRPECPACGAHKNAPASQ from the coding sequence GTGGAGCCGGGGCGTTATCAGAGGTTTTCGCAGCTGCCAGAAATCGGGGAGAGCGGCATCGCGCGGCTGCAAGGATCGAGCGTTCTGATCGTAGGTGCCGGAGGCTTAGGCTGTCCAGCCGCGCTTTACCTTTGCGCAGCCGGGATCGGCAAGATTGCCCTGCTTGATGACGACTCGGTCAGTGAGCCTGATCTTGGCAGACAGGTGCTTTATGGCCCCTCCGACATGGGCATCATGAAGGTTGTTGCAGCCCAGCAGAGGCTAGCGGCTATGAATCCCGACGTACAGATCGAGCCGATCCCGGATCGACTCACTAGAGGGAACGCCGAAATGCTGCTTGAGAGCTGCGACGTTGTAATCGACGGCACGGACTCGCTGGGGGCTCGACGCATCATCAATCTTGCCGCCATATCGCGGAGCAAGCCCGCCGTCTTCGGCGGTGCCGTGGGATGGACAGGATTTGTTCAGACTTATATGCCTGGGGCCGCATGCTACGACTGTGTGTGGACGGATCGAACGATCTGCGGCTCCTGCGCTGAAGTCGGCGTCCTTGGACCGCTCGTGGGAACGATCGGAACGATTCAGGCATCCGAGGCGATTAAGGTTCTGCTCGGGGTCGAAACCCCACTTGCGAGCAGACTGATGCTCTTAGACCTGAAAAGCGGCATCAGTCGCAATGTGGACGTCCGCCGCCGCCCGGAGTGCCCTGCATGCGGGGCACACAAAAATGCCCCGGCAAGTCAATAA
- a CDS encoding DUF4132 domain-containing protein: MRLPFLSKALKGQTVDLSKSDYQEEHRMLALYLEQSDAWRKQDGTHFIWGYDPSSVEASVPILKRTKEAGGRMMTAIGERLANITPISQHDFFVTQGDLPFLYSLATMLSCRQPEFTPQQIQHLLMLSMRSQACSWTFGKDSLTSMIVGAAKRQGLTPEIKKAIDAIIEAYEEETRRTHLSKEDQRSLARLRAVRESQDPNAHPLNEPWQAPLATEETRLLEFIRHCATASGKTPSEKWKKVAAGILARFETNDLLALFEQSLAGVRKMEVPVDAAHSSMLRGYCWMIGLIKSPRAAFLLGEMLLACNHKLTGFGARSQKGFSACVIALEQMGEVYALAELSKARAKVKTPSLADHLLSTLNHAAAQQNISLEELEEIILPTFELDVPGIKNLGFGDSQATLEIVGTSEVELRWTKAGKPVKSAPAHVKAEFKQELAELTRTKKEIESALSAQKARLESLFMIDRSWPYPLWRERHIDHPLMANMTRRLVWRFLTAKGEVLGIATDGVPLDIEDKPIEGLDENAEVRLWHPLDAGVSAVEAWREYIVDHEIRQPFKQAHREVYILTDAERTTGIYSNRFAAHVLKQHQCAALMRARGWRYQLQGWFDSQSIPTLALRQHGLRAEYFVEVSENDPAMMTSESGIATYVISDQLRFLDLENNAVRLDEIPAKVFSEVLRDVDLFVGVCSVGNDASWFDQGERMGFGAYWQSFSFGDLSATAETRKAILGRLLPRLSLANVAHIDGRFLVVRGKRRTYKIHLGSSNILMEPNDQYLCIVSAPDKELKTETIYLPFEGDRTMAVILSKALMLADDDKIKDPTILSQLER; this comes from the coding sequence ATGAGGCTGCCATTCCTTTCTAAAGCCCTGAAGGGGCAGACGGTCGATCTTTCCAAAAGCGACTATCAGGAAGAGCATCGCATGCTGGCCTTGTATCTTGAGCAGAGCGATGCCTGGCGAAAGCAGGATGGGACCCACTTTATCTGGGGCTACGATCCATCAAGTGTGGAGGCGTCTGTGCCGATCCTCAAACGCACGAAGGAAGCTGGAGGCCGCATGATGACGGCGATCGGGGAGCGACTGGCGAATATCACGCCGATAAGCCAGCACGATTTTTTTGTTACGCAGGGCGATCTGCCATTCCTATACTCGCTCGCGACGATGCTCTCCTGCAGACAGCCGGAGTTCACCCCGCAGCAGATTCAGCACCTCCTGATGCTTTCGATGCGCAGCCAGGCTTGTTCATGGACATTCGGCAAGGATAGCCTGACGTCGATGATCGTTGGCGCGGCCAAGCGGCAGGGGCTGACGCCCGAGATAAAAAAGGCTATCGATGCGATAATCGAAGCTTATGAAGAGGAGACCCGGCGCACACATCTCAGCAAGGAAGATCAGCGCAGTCTAGCTCGGCTCAGAGCGGTGCGCGAAAGCCAGGACCCCAACGCTCACCCACTCAACGAACCTTGGCAGGCTCCCCTGGCAACTGAAGAGACACGCTTGCTCGAGTTCATTCGCCATTGCGCGACTGCAAGCGGGAAGACGCCTTCCGAAAAGTGGAAGAAGGTTGCTGCTGGAATATTGGCGCGCTTCGAAACGAATGACCTGCTTGCTCTGTTCGAGCAGTCTCTCGCAGGCGTGCGCAAGATGGAGGTTCCCGTCGACGCGGCGCACAGCAGCATGCTGCGCGGATACTGCTGGATGATCGGGCTGATCAAAAGTCCGCGAGCCGCCTTTCTGCTTGGCGAGATGTTGCTTGCGTGCAACCATAAGCTCACAGGCTTCGGAGCCCGCTCGCAGAAGGGCTTCAGCGCCTGCGTGATCGCTTTGGAGCAGATGGGGGAAGTCTATGCCTTGGCTGAGCTTTCCAAGGCACGGGCTAAGGTCAAGACGCCGAGCCTGGCGGACCACCTGCTGAGCACACTGAACCACGCCGCAGCACAGCAGAATATCTCCCTGGAAGAGCTTGAAGAGATCATTCTTCCGACCTTTGAACTGGATGTTCCGGGCATAAAGAATCTTGGGTTTGGAGATTCGCAGGCAACTCTGGAGATCGTCGGCACCTCCGAGGTTGAGCTTCGATGGACAAAGGCAGGCAAGCCGGTGAAATCGGCTCCCGCACACGTGAAGGCCGAGTTCAAGCAAGAGCTTGCTGAGCTGACGAGGACAAAGAAGGAGATCGAATCGGCGCTTTCTGCTCAAAAGGCTCGACTTGAATCGCTCTTCATGATCGACCGGTCATGGCCCTATCCGCTCTGGCGAGAGAGGCATATCGATCATCCTCTCATGGCGAACATGACGCGGAGGCTGGTGTGGCGATTCCTCACAGCGAAGGGTGAAGTGTTGGGTATCGCGACCGACGGCGTTCCCCTCGATATCGAGGACAAGCCGATTGAAGGCCTTGACGAAAACGCCGAAGTTCGTCTTTGGCATCCGCTCGACGCTGGGGTTTCCGCGGTCGAGGCATGGCGGGAGTACATCGTCGACCACGAGATCCGGCAGCCGTTTAAGCAGGCCCACAGGGAGGTTTATATCCTTACGGACGCCGAGCGAACGACCGGCATCTACTCAAACCGATTTGCCGCGCACGTGCTCAAGCAGCATCAATGCGCCGCGCTGATGCGCGCCCGAGGATGGAGATATCAGCTGCAGGGCTGGTTCGACTCGCAGTCGATACCGACGCTGGCTCTGCGCCAGCATGGATTGCGGGCTGAATACTTCGTCGAAGTCTCCGAAAACGACCCGGCGATGATGACGTCGGAGTCTGGCATCGCCACCTACGTCATCTCGGACCAGCTGCGGTTTCTCGATCTGGAAAACAACGCGGTCAGGCTTGATGAGATTCCGGCGAAAGTCTTTTCCGAAGTCTTGCGCGATGTCGACCTCTTTGTCGGCGTTTGCAGCGTCGGAAACGACGCGAGCTGGTTTGACCAAGGCGAGAGAATGGGCTTTGGCGCATACTGGCAATCATTCTCTTTTGGGGACCTGTCGGCTACGGCAGAGACCCGAAAGGCGATTCTGGGAAGGCTCCTTCCTCGACTGTCCCTCGCCAATGTTGCGCATATCGATGGCAGGTTCTTGGTTGTAAGGGGCAAGCGACGCACCTACAAGATTCATCTAGGCAGTTCGAACATTCTCATGGAGCCGAACGATCAGTATCTGTGTATCGTGTCGGCGCCGGACAAGGAACTGAAGACAGAGACGATCTATCTGCCTTTTGAGGGAGATCGGACGATGGCGGTTATTCTGAGCAAGGCTTTGATGCTTGCTGACGACGACAAGATCAAAGATCCGACGATCCTTAGCCAGCTTGAACGCTGA